One genomic window of Metopolophium dirhodum isolate CAU chromosome 4, ASM1992520v1, whole genome shotgun sequence includes the following:
- the LOC132942825 gene encoding ATP-dependent DNA helicase pif1-like, which translates to MAHKLALEAVDRTMKDLRGNSRRFGGAKILLSGDFRQTLPVTPKSTAADEFNACMKSSFLWRHVKKLKLTTNMRVALQNDPSAAEFSRQLLALGNGHIPIDVLTGLISFPANFCEFTSSKEELITKVFPNIDVSYINLDWMSERAILAARNKDVDSLKFTIQSKIAVELRSNKSVDSTTDENEAVNYPTEFLNSLDVPGTPPHNLQVKVGSIIIMLRNLNPPKLCNGTRLSVKKLMNNVIQSTIIKGNFKGEEDLIPRIPIIPTDLPFQFKRIQFPVKLAFAMKINKSQGQLLEFCGIDLEFPCFSHGQLYVASSRVGKPSSLFIFAPENKTKNIVYQNALYRFL; encoded by the coding sequence ATGGCACATAAACTAGCTTTGGAGGCAGTTGACCGAACGATGAAAGATTTACGAGGTAATTCGAGACGATTTGGTGGGGCAAAGATATTGCTCTCCGGAGATTTTCGTCAAACACTTCCCGTCACTCCGAAATCTACTGCTGCCGATGAATTTAATGCATGCATGAAATCGTCGTTTTTGTGGCGGCATGTTAAGAAGTTGAAATTGACCACGAACATGAGAGTTGCGTTGCAAAACGACCCATCGGCTGCTGAATTCTCGAGACAACTGCTGGCGCTTGGTAATGGACACATTCCGATTGATGTTTTGACTGGATTAATATCGTTTCCGGCAAATTTTTGTGAGTTCACATCGTCGAAGGAAGAACTCATAACAAAAGTGTTCCCAAACATTGATGTCAGTTATATCAATCTTGATTGGATGAGTGAACGGGCAATACTAGCAGCGAGGAATAAGGACGTCGATAGCTTGAAGTTTACGATTCAGAGTAAAATTGCTGTAGAACTGCGTTCAAACAAATCCGTTGACAGCACGACAGACGAAAACGAAGCGGTCAACTATCCGACAGAATTTTTGAACTCGCTTGATGTGCCCGGAACTCCACCGCATAATTTGCAGGTAAAAGTGGGATCGATCATAATTATGTTGCGGAATCTAAATCCTCCTAAATTGTGTAATGGTACACGATTGTCCGTCAAGAAACTGATGAACAATGTAATACAATCAACGATCATCAAGGGCAATTTCAAAGGGGAGGAAGACCTTATCCCACGAATTCCGATCATTCCAACAGATCTTCCATTTCAGTTTAAGCGGATTCAGTTTCCCGTTAAATTGGCTTTTGCGATGAAAATCAATAAATCGCAAGGCCAATTGTTGGAATTCTGTGGGATCGATTTGGAATTTCCATGTTTTTCGCACGGGCAGCTGTACGTTGCCAGTTCGCGTGTTGGAAAACCGTCTTCGTTGTTTATTTTTGCACCagaaaacaaaacgaaaaacatTGTTTATCAAAATGCATTATATCGATTTCTGTAA
- the LOC132942640 gene encoding uncharacterized protein LOC132942640 — MYTDTDSLVYHIKTEDFYKDLIQNPNLMDRLDTADLPLIHLCYTTARKKVPGFFSDEAKGHIMTEFCALRAKSYAYNIYTGEEDVVREQIKAKGVRQHVVKNHMTLEDHVKCLFGDESLDKYTENVSIRSFKHQLMTIKTNKLTYNNYDDKRLVLDDKIHTLAHGHYSLEDDNEQIVDWPDHEFTVDVAGREWEESDIDLMKLLLRECMSK, encoded by the exons ATGTATACTGATACtg attCGTTGGTATACCATATTAAAACTGAAGATTTTTACAAAGACTTGATTCAGAATCCCAACTTGATGGATAGATTAGACACGGCGGACTTGCCTCTTATCCATCTGTGCTACACTACAGCTAGGAAGAAGGTGCCCGGGTTTTTCTCTGATGAAGCAAAAGGACATATAATGACAGAGTTTTGTGCACTACGTGCAAAATCATACGCGTACAACATATATACAGGAGAAGAGGATGTGGTGAGAGAGCAGATCAAGGCGAAGGGTGTAAGACAGCATGTGGTTAAAAATCATATGACGTTGGAGGATCATGTTAAGTGTTTGTTCGGAGATGAAAGTCTTGATAAATATACAGAAAATGTCTCCATACGCTCCTTTAAACACCAGCTAATGacaatcaaaacaaataaattgacATACAACAACTACGATGACAAAAGACTGGTGCTAGACGATAAAATACATACACTGGCTCACGGTCATTATAGTTTAga ggaTGATAACGAGCAGATTGTTGATTGGCCAGATCATGAGTTTACTGTAGACGTTGCTGGGCGTGAGTGGGAGGAATCGGATATAGATTTAATGAAATTACTTCTAAGGGAATGCATgtccaaataa
- the LOC132942826 gene encoding uncharacterized protein LOC132942826 yields the protein MYSVEWQKRGLPHAHILLWMFDKARPDHIDSIISAEIPDPETDHELHSVVTTNMIHGPCGTHNPGSPCMQNGNCSKRFPRPFVADTISGIDGYPLYRRRSPDDNGRSIIMKVKGKDVVVDNRWIVPYCPLLSKTFSNHCNVEYCNSIKSIKYVCKYVNKGSDMAVFGIADPNANDEVMKFQLGRYVSCNEAIWRLFSFTIHERPPTVVYLAVHLENGQRVYFTEANAAQRAERPPATTLTNFFSTCKSDPFARILLYSEMPRYYTRNAASKKFQRRKKGDAVAGFADVYSTDSLGRIYTVHPRQDECFYLRLLLVNVRGPTCQCLNLLENDSHWDLTLTDATVSVPANQIRTLFAIIIATCHPSNANALWEKYKDEMVDDILHRVRTTNFNFDIESNDEMRNEALVLIEDMCVLMCGSLLSTLGMPAPNRSRHAAFNLELQREKNYDLDEQAERVRKNVPLLNSEKKNVYNSLMKVVDDGTPGGTGKKFVISLILATIRSRSQIALAVASSGIAATLLEGGQTAHSALKLPMNLLMVDKPTCTTTKNSAKAKLMREC from the coding sequence ATGTACTCGGTTGAATGGCAGAAGCGTGGTTTACCACATGCGCACATTCTGCTTTGGATGTTTGACAAGGCCCGACCAGATCATATTGATTCGATCATTTCTGCCGAAATACCAGATCCAGAAACAGATCATGAGCTGCATTCTGTTGTGACCACGAACATGATACATGGCCCTTGCGGAACTCATAATCCTGGTTCACCGTGCATGCAAAACGGAAACTGCAGTAAGCGTTTTCCGCGTCCGTTTGTGGCTGACACAATCAGTGGAATCGACGGATATCCATTATATCGGCGTCGTTCTCCAGATGACAACGGCAGATCAATCATAATGAAAGTCAAGGGAAAAGATGTCGTCGTCGATAATCGCTGGATTGTTCCATATTGTCCACTTTTGTCGAAAACGTTCTCAAATCACTGCAATGTTGAGTATTGCAACTCCATAAAATCTATCAAATATGTTTGCAAATATGTGAACAAAGGGAGTGACATGGCTGTGTTTGGCATTGCTGATCCAAATGCAAACGATGAGGTGATGAAATTTCAACTTGGACGTTACGTGAGTTGTAATGAGGCAATTTGGCGGCTGTTTTCATTTACAATCCATGAACGTCCCCCGACTGTCGTATATTTGGCAGTTCACTTAGAGAACGGCCAGCGTGTATACTTTACGGAAGCGAACGCAGCGCAAAGAGCAGAACGACCACCAGCGACGACATtgacaaattttttttcgacATGCAAAAGCGATCCGTTCGCGAGGATTTTACTATATTCGGAAATGCCACGCTATTATACACGGAATGCTGCATCAAAGAAGTTTCAACGCAGGAAGAAAGGTGATGCTGTTGCTGGCTTCGCAGATGTCTATTCGACTGATTCCCTCGGACGAATATACACAGTTCATCCACGCCAAGACGAATGCTTCTATCTTCGCTTACTTTTGGTGAACGTTAGGGGCCCGACATGCCAATGCTTGAATTTGCTCGAAAACGATTCACATTGGGACTTAACACTCACCGATGCAACCGTTTCTGTGCCAGCAAATCAAATTCGTACGTTGTTTGCGATCATAATAGCCACATGTCATCCATCGAACGCGAATGCATTGTGGGAGAAATACAAGGACGAGATGGTTGATGACATTTTGCACAGAGTTCGAacgacaaattttaattttgatattgaaaGTAACGACGAGATGCGGAACGAAGCATTAGTTTTGATCGAAGACATGTGCGTGCTCATGTGCGGCAGTCTATTGTCAACTTTGGGAATGCCAGCGCCAAATCGTTCGAGGCACGCTGCATTCAATCTTGAATTACAGCGGGAGAAAAACTATGATCTAGATGAGCAGGCTGAAAGAGTCCGAAAAAATGTGCCGCTGTTGAATTCCGAGAAGAAGAATGTATACAATTCGCTGATGAAGGTTGTTGATGATGGAACTCCTGGAGGGACAGGCAAAAAGTTCGTCATTTCGTTGATTCTGGCAACAATTCGGTCAAGATCGCAAATTGCGTTGGCTGTCGCATCCTCTGGCATTGCTGCCACATTGTTGGAAGGCGGTCAAACTGCACATTCAGCTTTGAAGCTGCCAATGAATCTTCTCATGGTTGACAAGCCTACATGCACAACGACCAAGAATTCAGCGAAAGCGAAATTGATGCGAGAATGTTAA
- the LOC132943821 gene encoding uncharacterized protein LOC132943821 has translation MDIQNEKHHVFNIRFANLIGLYQTLDPGALKCRGRNVYQIFVAFIALYVLVISVVLFVGCLHLWTYNTATSLLDFLITTNSFYACYKMWIVIYRSCDIWDCLSITRYGFTSLSNRKRNGHDILDRWRSRSVWYTSLLAGAYFLTMVFYVGCPLAFGAAVIPIKNHDGSIGNYRLNVLNLYFFASDETYNEYYNTFFVVEALFIASLVITYLLFDILLLTLCLGICCQIEMICSAFESVNHNSPSDLHSSAIDNNDEKHIISNEHDLIYDELITIIINHQAVIKKFELFLKIFERVMLSHIFVSSISLIILWFNLIMSFFNDGTFAISGDTTLKTIVSIPSFLFQIFMSCYLFDDIHNQKDSIIYALYSSNWTEMDMKSEKLILLTMQLNNAN, from the exons ATGGACATTCAGAATGAGAAGCATCATGTTTTCAACATCAGGTTCGCGAATCTTATAGGTTTGTATCAAACGTTGGATCCCGGAGCATTAAAATGTCGAGGTCGAAACGTATACCAAATTTTCGTTGCGTTCATTGCGTTGTACGTGCTAGTCATATCGGTGGTGTTGTTCGTCGGCTGTTTGCATTTATGGACGTATAATACGGCTACGAGCTTACTGGACTTTTTGATAACAACAAACTCATTTTACGCGTGCTACAAGATGTGGATCGTCATTTACCGTTCGTGCGACATATGGGACTGTCTTTCAATCACGCGGTACGGTTTTACGTCGTTGAGTAACCGGAAGCGGAACGGACATGACATACTGGATCGTTGGCGATCGCGTTCAGTCTGGTACACCAGCTTGTTAGCTGGCGCGTATTTTTTGACGATGGTATTTTACGTGGGATGTCCTCTGGCTTTCGGTGCCGCTGTAATACCGATCAAAAATCACGACGGTTCGATCGGAAATTACCGTCTGaacgttttaaatttgtatttttttgcatCTGACGAGACGTACAATGAATACTACAATACGTTTTTCGTCGTCGAGGCGTTGTTCATTGCCAGTTTAGTAATAACTTACCTTTTGTTCGATATACTTTTGCTGACACTGTGCTTGGGAATATGCTGTCAGATAGAAATGATTTGCTCTGCCTTCGAATCGGTCAACCATAACTCACCTAGTGATCTTCATTCCTCTGCAATTG ATAACAACGATGAAAAACACATTATATCCAACGAACATGATTTAATATATGatgaattaataacaattataataaatcatcaaGCAGTTATTAA gaaatttgaattatttttaaaaatatttgaacgaGTCATGTTGTCACATATTTTTGTTTCGTCGATTTCACTCATCATACtttggtttaatttaataatg agTTTTTTCAATGATGGCACATTTGCGATTTCTGGTGATACGACACTAAAAACGATTGTGTCAATTCCTTCATTcttgtttcaaatatttatgtcatgttatttatttgatgatatacaCAACCAA AAAGattcaataatatatgcattgtaCAGCAGTAATTGGACGGAAATGGATATGAAGTctgaaaaattgatattattaacaatgCAATTAAATAATGCTAATTAG